AAGAACTCTGTAATAGCTAAAGAGTTTTTGGAAAGAACAGCTACTTTATCACCTTTCTTAAGATTTAAATCAATGTTGGAGAATAAGAGTTCACCATCCTTTGTTTTCTCAAGATCTTTTACGTCAAGAATCTGATCTCCGGCTTCTCTTTCCATTTCAAAAATGATAGCTGGGTACCTTCTTGAAGATGGCTTGATGTCGTCAATATTTAATTTGTCGATCATCTTCTTTCTTGCAGTAGCCTGTTTTGCCTTAGCTACGTTAGAACTGAATCGGGCAATGAAATCCTGAAGTTCTTTTTTCTTTTCTTCAGCTTTCTTATTGGCCTGAGCTCTTTGTCTTGTTGCCAGCTGAGATGCCTGGTACCAGAACGAGTAGTTACCGGTATAAAGGTTAAGTTTAGCATAATCTAAATCTCCGATATGAGTACAAACCGTATCAAGGAAGTGACGGTCGTGAGAAACCACGATTACCGTGTTTTCATAGTCTGCAAGGAAATCTTCCAACCAAGAGATCGTGTCAATGTCAAGGTCATTCGTAGGTTCATCCAGAATCAATACATCAGGATTTCCAAAAAGTGCCTGAGCTAAAAGAACCTTTACTTTGTCCTTGTTCTCAAGTTCACTCATCATCTGCCAGTGCATATCATCTTTTACACCTACGTTAGAAAGCATAGTCTGTGCATCAGATTCTGCAGTCCAGCCTCCCATTTCATCATAGATTACACCCAGTTCACCGGCCTTAATTCCGTCTTCATCAGAGAAATCTTCTTTTGCGTATAACGCATCCATTTCCTCTTTTATCTCGTATAATTTTTTATTACCTCTCAAAACAGCTTCAAGAACAGTAAACTGATCATAAGCAAAGTGATCCTGCTCCAAAACTGACATTCTTTTCCCTGGCTCCAGAGATACGTTTCCTGTTGTCGGATCCTGCTTTCCTGTTAATATTTTAAGGAATGTAGACTTTCCTGCACCGTTTGCTCCGATGATTCCGTAGCAGTTTCCTTTGGTAAACATAATATTTACCTCGTCAAAAAGAACTCTTTTCCCGAATTGTAAAGATAAGTTAGATACTGTTAACATATAGTTTTGTAAATTTGGCGCAAAAATACGAAAAGAATTTGGGTAATTTGTAATAATATAATAGTCAAGTTTTTAAACGTATGGTATTTTTTATATATTTCATTAACGAAATTTTAAAATGATGAAGATTGAAAAAACAGTTAGTATACTAAATAAAAGAGCCCGCTTTGAATATGAAATTCTTGAAGAATTTGAAGCCGGCATGGTTTTGACGGGTACAGAGATAAAATCTTTACGTTCATCTAAAGCATCCATCACAGAATCGTTCTGTCAGTTTATTGATGGGGAATTATACATTATTAATATGATGATTGATGAGTATAAATTGGGGACTTTTTATAATCACAAGACAAAAAGGGAACGGAAATTGCTCTTGCACAAAAAAGAATTGCAAAAACTTGAAAAAAAGTTAAAGGATGCAGGTAACACAATTATTCCTTTAAAATTATATATCACTGATCGAGGGAAAGCAAAGGTGCTGATAGCGCTTGGTAGAGGGAAAAAACTTTTCGATAAAAGGGAGACGATAAAAGATAGAGAAAATAAACGTAACCTGGACAGAATATTAAAGAAAAGTTAAAAATCATTTGAAAAACTTTGTATATAAAGAAAAATTATATTTATTTTGCATTATCAATTATTTAATCATTTAATTCTATGAAAAATCTAAAATTAGGAATTTCAGCATTGGCGCTTACTGTTGCCTCTACTGTTTTCGCGCAGACTACCAACAATCCGTGGTTGATCGGGGTTGGTGCTCACGCTGAAAACCATATAGCAGCAAGAGGTACTTTTAGTAATACGTTCTCTGCTAACAATTTGACAAAGAGTATGTTCAATGTGAACAACTTCTCTATTACACCTCCATTGTCTAAGTTAACAGTTGCTAGAAACATTGGTAAAGGTTTAGTTATTGACTGGCAAACTTCTGTTGGAAATGTTGAAAACAAAAAATTCAACATGGGGAAAGAATTTTTCCTAATGACAGGTCTTGGTTTCCAGGCTCACGCTGCAGGTCTTTTATGGAACGAAGAATCTTGGTTTGATCCATATTTAAGAGTTGGTGCTAACTATTTAAGACATGACTATTCTGCACTTACTTTCCCAAGAAACGCTGTAGATGCTAACGGTAACTATATCGAAACTGTTAGTAACGGTAAGGATGGTAACGAAAATGGTAAAGCTAACCACTTTACTGTAGCTACAGGTGCTGGTGCTAACTTCTGGGTAACTAAGAACTTCGGTCTTGGTATCCAAGGTGACTATGTATCAACTCCAGGTGATCACTCTACAGTTGCTAACTTCTGGCAAGCTTCTGCATCTATCTTATTTAGATTCGGAAACAGAGACAGAGATAAAGATGGTATCCTAGATAAAGATGACCTTTGTCCAGATACTCCAGGTTTACCAGAATTCCAGGGATGTCCTGATACAGACGGAGATGGTGTTCCAGATAAAGACGATCAATGTCCAGATGTTGCTGGTCCAGTTGAAAACAACGGTTGTCCTTGGCCAGATACTGACGGTGACGGTGTAATCGATAAAGATGACGCTTGTCCTACAGTAGCAGGTCCTGCTGAAAACAACGGATGTCCTTGGCCAGATACTGACGGTGATGGTATCTTAGATAAAGATGATGCATGTCCTACAGTACCAGGTCTTCCTGAATACAACGGATGTCCAGCTCCTAAGAAGCCAACAGCTGTAGTAGTAACTGAACAATTAAAAGATATCTTATTTGATTTCAACAAAGCTACGATCAGACCTCAGTCTAACGAAAAATTAGACAGTGCTGCTAAGATCATCAAAGAAGCTGACGCTGAAAACTTCGTAGTAGTAGGTATGACAGATGCTAAAGGTGCTGCTGCTTACAACTTGAAACTTTCTAAAGAAAGAGCTGCTTCTGTAGTAGGTGCTTTAGAAGCTAGAGGTGTAAACCCTGCAACATTGAAATCTATTGGTATCGGTTCTCAGGAAGCTACTGTTCCTGCAACTGCATCTGATGCTGAAAGACAAAAAGACAGAAAAGTTATCGTAAGAGCGATCTCAGGTGCTGAGTGGGATACTTACAAGAAAAATGACTTAACTGTAGCTAAACCAGCTAAAAAAGCGGTTAAGAAAGGTGCTAAAAAAGCTCCGGCTAAAAAAGCTCCAGCTAAAAAGAAAAAATAATTAATTTTTCTAAATAATGAATACCTCCAATTCTTTGGAGGTATTTTTTTTTTGTTGACTTTTGAGTAATTTTGTTGAAAATTAAAAATTAAAATGGGAAGAGCATTTGAATATAGAAAAGCTTCTAAAATGGCCAGATGGGACAAGATGGCCAAAACATTCTCTAAAATAGGAAAAGATATTGCATTGGCAGTAAAAGCGGGTGGAACAGATCCTGAAGCCAATCCTGCGCTGAGAAGATGTATCCAGAATGCAAAAGGGGCCAATATGCCTAAGGATAACGTAGAAAGAGCAATCAAGAAAGCAAGTGGTGCTGATGCTGAAAACTACGAAGAGATCACTTATGAAGGATACGGGCAAGGTGGTGTTGCTTTTTTTGTAGAATGTACTACGAACAATACGACAAGAACCGTAGCCAATGTGAGAGCTATTTTCAACAAATTTGATGGTAACCTTGGGAAAAATGGGGAGCTGGCATTTATCTTTGATAGAAAAGGTATTTTCACGATTGATTTAGCTCAAATCAAAATGGATTGGGACGATTTTGAAATGGAAATGATTGATGGAGGTGCTGAAGATGTAGAAAAAGATGAAGATGAGGTAATGATTACAACGGCGTTTGAAGATTTCGGTTCTTTATCTCACAAATTAGATGAGCTTGGCATTGAAGCGAAGAGCGCAGAACTTCAAAGAATTCCAAATAATACAAAAGAGGTGAATGCAGAACAGTTCAAAGCTAATATGAAGATGCTTGAGCGTTTCGAAGATGATGATGACGTACAAAACGTTTACCACAATATGGAAATCACAGAAGAGCTGATGAACTCTTTATAAAAAATAATATAGCATTCATATACAGTTAACTTTCAATTAGTTTCTTTGTATAAAACTATGAAAAGAAACATTGAACTAGTTGTTATATCGGATGTTCATTTGGGAACTTATGGATGTAAGGCTAAAGAATTGCTGAGATACCTCAATTCTATCCATCCTAAAACCTTAGTTTTGAATGGGGATATTATTGATATCTGGCAGTTCAAAAAGTCTTACTTCCCTAAACCTCATTTGAAAGTGATCAAAAAGATCCTTTCGTTTGCTACCAAAAACACAGATGTCTACTATATTACAGGCAATCACGATGAAATGTTTCGTAAATTCACAGATTTCGAACTCGGAAAACTTAAAGTCTGTAATAAAATCTGCCTGAATATCGACCAGAAAAAAACATGGATATTTCATGGCGATGTTTTCGATGCCTCAGTCCAACATTCTAAATGGATCGCTAAACTCGGAGGAAAGGGATATGATCTCCTTATTGCTATCAATAATGTTGTCAATTGGTTCTTGGAAAAAATGGATAGAGAAAAATATTCATTTTCAAAGAAAATCAAAAACAATGTAAAAAAAGCGGTAAAATATATCGGGGACTTTGAGCTTACGGCTTCTGAACTGGCCATTGACAATCAATATGATTATGTAGTGTGTGGACATATCCATCAGCCACAAATCCGAGAGGTTGTCAATAAAAAAGGATCATGTACCTATCTTAATTCCGGTGATTGGATTGAAAACCTGTCAGCTCTTGAATATAATGATAAAGAATGGTCGATCTTCTATTATGATGATCATAAGCATTTGCTGAAAGACGATGAAATGGAAGAAATTCAGGACATGGATCCTTCCGCTCTTTTAAAAATAGTAACCAATTTTTCTTAAATGAAGGTTTTGTATGCATTTCAGGGAACTGGAAACGGGCATGTGGCAAGAGCACAGGAAATTATTCCAATCCTAAAAAAATACGCTTCAGTTGATACATTGATTAGCGGACATCAGTCGCAATTAAAGGCTGATTTTGATCTTGATTTTCAACATAAAGGCATTTCGCTGCTTTATAATAAAACAGGGGGATTATCCTATCGGAAAACTTTTACAGAGAATAAATTTATTCAAGCTATAAAAACGATAAAAGAACTTGAGCTTTCACAGTATGATTTGATCATCAATGATTATGAACCTCTGACAGGTTGGGCCTCTAAACTGAAGAAACTGCCAATGATAGAACTCAGCCATCAGGCATCCATGAGTTTTGCTGAAACACCCAAACCCTTGAAGAAAGATTTTCTGGGAGAGATGATTTTAAAATACTACGTTCCCAGTGAGCGAAAGATCGGTTTTCATTTTGAAAATTATCATCCTCAGATAAAAAAACCTGTTATCAGAGGAAAGATAAGAAAACTTAATCCTTATAAACAGGGCTATTACGTAGTATATCTTCCTAGTTTTGCAGACGAAAATATCATTAAAGTTTTAAGAAAAATTCCTGTGGAATGGAAAGTCTTTTCCAAATACAGTAAAGTACAGGTAAGGATTAAAAATGTTGAAGTCTTTCCAATTGACGAAAGTCAGTATCTGAAGTATTTTGAAGGTTGCGAGGGGATTCTGTGTAATGCGGGTTTTGAAACTCCTGCCGAAGCACTTTTTATGGATAAAAAGTTATTTGTAATTCCTATTCACAATCAGTATGAGCAGGAATGTAATGCCTGTGCTTTAGACAAAATGGGCATACCGAATTCTAAAGTTTTAAATCTCCAGGAAATTATGGAGTGGGTAGCTTCCGATCATCATCTGAAAGTAGACTACCCGAATGATATTGAAGAAATTCTGGTGAAGGAAGTTTTAACTCTTTAAAAAAATATCCTCCACATCTTTCATTCTTGTCATGACAGCCCTTGCATAAGAACAGTGAGGGTATACCTTCCAGTTATTTTCTCTGGCAAACTTCAGGGCCTCTTCTACCAAAAATTTTCCCATTCCTCTGCCTTCAAATTCAGGGTGAACCAATACAAAAGAAATGATTAGTTTATGGTCTTCAGGGAAAATAGTATACGTAAGCCTTCCAACCTCTTTTGTTTCATTGTTTAGAGTAAGAACTCCGCCGTTTCCGGATTTATTGTTTTCAAATTTCATGATTCAGCACTTTAGTGTTAATAAAGATACAAAAACTTGGCCATCCTTATGAGCTGTTGATTTGTTGTTAATTATCTTTCCCGGTATAGTAATTATAATCTTTAATAATAACGTTAATAAACTGTCTTTCTGTCATTTTAGTAGGATCTATTTCCAGTTTCAGAATGCTTTTGATCTTATTTGAAAGTTTATTGATAATTTGGCGGTCATCTACTTTTAGCGCTTTCGTATAATTATCCTTGATGATCCTCATGTCATTATCGCTCAGAGCAATAACCTGTGGGAAAGTAGGAATATAATTTTCCTGAATATTTTCCAAAATGGTATGAGAGATATTAATATTGTTTTTTAAAGAAATAACAGCAGTACCTGAGGCTATATCCCCTAAACGCTGGTTGTTTTTCGAAACAATCATTGAAATTAATCCGATCACTCCTGCGAAAGAAACATCAACAATCCTGAATACCCATCGAATAAGGTAATCACCAAAACCAGCCTGATATCCATCAATTTTCACAACTCTTATTTTCATGACCTTTTTGCCTGGAGTCTGGCCTTCCATAAGGCTTTCCAATACAAGAGGGTAGATATAAATAGGGAATGTAAGAATAATATAAACTGCCCGGATAGACCATTCATCAAGTCCGTTTAATAGATACCCTAAATCAAAAATATTGAAGAACAGATAGAGTACAATAACCACATATGCTACCCTTATCAGAAGATCAATAATGAATGCCAGCATTCTTTCTCCTATACTGGCCATATTAAAGCTAATATTTACATTTTGTGAGGTATTTATCGCAATTTGAGACATATTTTTTATTATTTTAGCCTTACAATTATGAGAGAAGTTTATTTCATTAAACAAAATAAAGAAAAATGGTTGGGAATAGAACAGGTTATTGATGGGAAAATTAAAAAAAATCCTGATGACCTGTCTTCGTTATATATTAACCTGATCAATGATCTTTCTTTTGCCCAGACTTATTACCCTAAAAGTAATACGACGGTTTACCTGAATCATTTGTCTTCTCAGATTTTTCAGAAGATCTATAAAACAAAAAGGGTAGAGCAAAACAGGCTGATTTATTTTTTCAGGACTGAAGTTCCCTTATTGGTGTACCAGTACCGGAGATACCTTGCCTATGCTTTTCTTTTTTTTATTCTCTTTACTTCAATAGGGGTGCTTTCTGCGATCTATGACAAAGGTTTCTTAGCAGTTGCCATACCAAATGGAGAATCTTACGTGAATGAGACCATAGAAAATATTAAGAAAGGAAATGCCGTTGCAATATATGAAAGCGGTTCTACCTGGGGAAGCACTATCGGTATTATTTTCAATAATATTCAGGTAGGTGCCAAACTCTATATTTATGGTATTGCGGGAGGAGTAGGGACTTTATATGCGCTGCTTTCCAATAGTGTAATGCTGGGAGCCTTTCAATATTTTTTCTATGATTACGGAGCCCTGAAAGATAGTGCAAGAGGAATTTGGCTTCATGGAGTATTTGAAATCTTTGCAATGGTAATAGAGGCTATGTGTGGATTGATTTTAGGCGCTTCTATTCTGTTTCCGAGGACTTTTTCCAGATTTAATTCTTTTAAAAAAGGGTTTAAAGATTCATTCAAAATATTTCTGAGCACCATTCCCTTTACAATTTGTGCAGGAATTATTGAAGGTTATGTAACAAGACACGCACTGAAGATGCCTTTGGTTTTAAATCTGGTGATTATCTTCAGTTCACTTGCGATTGTAATATTTTACTATCTTTTGTACCCTTCTATTGTCAATAAAAAAACAAATAAACACATCAATGATGCAATTTTATAAAAAGAGAGAATTTGGAAGCTTTATCAGTGACAGCTTTAATTTCTTTAAATTATATGGGAAAAATTATTTCAAAAGCTATCTGTTGATCAATGGATTGGTGTTGATCTTAATGGTGGCTGTGGCTATCTTTGGATATAAAGAGATTTTTGCTCAGATCTTTGCCTCCAATTTAGGCGGTGAGTCCTATTATTTCGAACAGTATTTCTCTGATAACGCCGGAATGTTGATAGGAATTGGATTACTGACTTTTCTGTTGCTGATGATTTTGATGATAATAAGTTATCTCTATCCTGTTTTTTACCTGAAAAGAATTGCCCAGGGAGCTGAAAAGGTAAAAACGGATGAGATTTTAAGTGATTTTAAAAAAAATGCCGGCAAAATAGCCAAACTATGTATAGGACTGACTTTTATTGTTGCACCGCTGGCTTTTTTCGTGATTGGCTTTTCCTATATCCTGATATTTCTAATCATAGGAATCTTCCTGATATTTTTAATCTACCCTACGATATTTAACGCTGTTACATTTTTGATGTATGATTATTTTAATTCAGACAGAACGTTTTTTGAAAGTCTGAGCTATTCTATAAGATCACAGTTTTCTTACCCGAACGGAAGGGAAAAATCCCCTTACTGGAAATATTGGGGGGATCTATTGTTATGATTACTATTATATCAATCATTTCTTCCATTTTTACCTATATTCCGTTGATCTTTTTTTACGGATCAGTTCTTACCTCTACACCAGATGGTAAATTCGAGGAAAATCCTTTTACAGGAGCTTTGGGTCTTATATTTTTTGTATTCTATGGAATTTCTATGCTGCTTTCATTCATTCTTTCGAATCTGATGTATGTGAATGCAGGATTAATGTATTATGACAGCAGAACAGACCTTCATCAGAAAGTAGAACTTGCAGAAATAGACACTATTGGTATCAATGAATAAGATTCTTTTTTTCATATTGTTTTCTCTCTCTTTTGGGCTTGTCAAAGCTCAGGATGATGGGCCTGCAGGTGATTATCTGGATGATTCTCTCTATATAAGCGGGCATTATCATAATATGCTTCGTGCAGATTCGGTATTGATGAAAAATCCGGCTTCAGAAAATGTGGTCTATCCAAAGCAGTTTAAAGAAAACATTCCGTCAAGGTATAAAGGAAACGAATTTGACTATTCTGTATCAAAGCCAAGAGAATCTTTCTCGCAAAAGCTGATGAGAAAAATAAACCAGTTTTTACAAAGTATATTCGGGGAAACAGCTTTTACAAAATCTGCAGAATTTACGACAGTTCTTATTCGTCTGTTTGCCATTATTCTTGTAGGTTTTTTGCTTTATTTTATTATAAAATATATTCTTGGGAAAGAGGGAAATTTCATGTTTGGAAAAAAGAACAGGAAATTGGATCTTAACGTACAGGAGCTGAATGAAAATATTCATGAAATTAATTTTCCTGAAAGTATCGCAAAGTTTGAAAATGAAAAAGACTATCGTTCTGCAGTTCGTTACCAGTTTTTGTTTATTCTTAAAAGATTAAGTGATAAAAAACTGATCAATTGGAATCCTGAAAAAACCAATAAAGATTATGCCGGAGAATTAAAAGCTCCGAATCTTCAAAAAGACTTTTCCGATTTATCCTATATTTTCGATTATGTCTGGTATGGGGAATTCAATATTGAAGAACAAAGTTATCAGAAATTTAAAAATCAATATCAGGCATTTAAACCATAATAAAACAAACCATGAATAAAACTTTCAAAATATATGCTGTAATTTTCATCATTGTGATGATTATTTTGGCGTTGCTTGAAGTTAATAAAAAAGAGACCGTAAACTGGCAAAAGAATTTTGATATTCATGAAAAATCTCCTTTTGGTCTTTTTGTTTTCAGTAATGAAGCAAAAAATCTTTTTAAAAATAACCTGAAGACTATTGAGCAATCTCCTTACGAGTACTATAGCAAGCAGCCAAAAGAAACCCATAATATTTTGGTTATAGAAAATGATATTGATGAGGGATCCTGGAAAAAAATTCTGGATCAGGTAGCAAAGGGTTCAGATGCAATGTTAATGGTAAGCCGTATGCCGAAAGCTGTTTCAGATACGATTGGATATTACGACTCTGAGATCTCTTTTGAAGAAGAAAATGTACTGAAGTTTACTGAGAAAAAATACCAGAACGATTTTGTTATATTAGATAAATTTCCATCAGGAAGAGGATTTTCATTTATTAAACCCGGAGTTGAAGTATTAGGGAAAACGGTGGAGAAGAAGAACACGGATCAGGCAAACTTTATTAAAGTGAAATTTGGAAAAGGGAATATTTACGCCCATACAGAGCCTCTTTTTCTTACCAACTATTATCTTCTCAAATCTGGAAATACAAAATATGCGCAGGATGTATTCTCCTATCTTCAGGATAGAGAAACAGTTTGGTTTGTGAAAAGCAATACCAAAGAGTCACGCTTCTTTATGAAATTTGTACTTTCAAACCCTGCCTTAAAATATGCATGGTGGGTTTTGTTGGGAGGGCTTGTGCTGTTTATTTTATTTAATGCTAAAAGAAAGCAGAGAATAATACCTGTGCTAGAACCATTGAGAAATACCTCTCTGGATTTTGTTAAAAGCATTGGAAATCTTTATCTACAGGAAGGAGATTTTCATGACATGATGGCAAAAAAAGCACAATATTTTCTAAATAAAGTAAGGTTGGATCTGCTGATCGATACCCAGAATTTAGATGAAGAATTTGCTAAAAAGCTGCAGCTAAAAACAGGGAAAACTATGGAAATGATCAATGAAGCAATCGTGCTGATCAAAAAAGCTCAGGATCCTTATGCCAGCGTAATGAAGGAAGACCTTGCGAGAATCAACAGACTGCTAGACGAAATATTAAAATAGAGAAACAGAAACATCCCAACAGATGATTTAATAAAAGGTAGAATAAAATCCTATCAAAAAACCAAAGAAAAGAATTATGGAAAACCTGGAAAACTCAAATATAGAAAACCAAAGCGCTATTAATCTTAATAAAAGCGAAGAACAGTTTCAGTCAAGAATAGATATGATTGAACTTCGTACAAGCCTTGATAAAGTAAAAACTGAAATCGGTAAAGTAATTGTAGGGCAGGAAAATATGATAGAACACCTTTTGGCAGCTTTGCTTTCAAATGGACACGTTCTGATTGAGGGAGTTCCTGGAGTGGCCAAGACGATTACAGCAAAGCTATTGGCGAAAACAATAGACGTAGGTTTCAGCAGAATTCAGTTTACACCGGATCTTATGCCTTCAGACATCTTAGGGACATCTGTTTTCAGTGTGAAGAACTCTGAATTTGAATTTAAAAAGGGTCCTATTTTCTCCAATTTTATATTAATTGATGAGATCAACAGATCACCGGCAAAAACGCAGGCTGCTTTGTTTGAAGTAATGGAAGAAAGGCAGATTACCATGGATGGAACCCGTTATATTATGGATGAACCGTTTCTGGTAGTAGCTACCCAAAACCCGATTGAGCATGAAGGGACTTATAGACTTCCTGAGGCGCAGCTGGACCGGTTTTTATTCAAGATCAATGTAGGATATCCTAACCTTGAGCAGGAAATTACGATCATTAAAAATCAGCATGAAAGCAAAAAAGAAGATAAGACAGAAGGCGTACAGAAAGTGATTACAGCTGAACAGCTGAAGAGTTATCAGCATTTGGTAAAAGAAATCATTGTGGAAGGTCAGCTGATGGAATATATTGCTAAAATTATCATCAACACACGGGAAAATCAGTTCTTATATTTAGGAGCTTCCCCAAGAGCATCGCTGGCATTACTTACTGCTTCAAAGGCATTTGCCGCACTAAGAGGAAGAGATTTTGTGACTCCTGAAGATATCAAAGAAGCAAGTTATGCTGTCCTGAGACACAGGGTAATCGTTTCTCCGGAAAGAGAAATGGAAGGTCTTACGGCAGATGAGATCATCCGTCAGATTTTAGAAGGAATAGAGATTCCTAGATAGGTAGTAGATAATAGGTGGCGGGTAGCAGGTGATAGAGAGTGAATGCTTAAATTATTACATATGGCAAATTTTAAAGAGCTTTTAGTTTGGCAGAAATCTATTGATTTTGTTACTGACATTTATAGAGCAACAGAGCTTTTTCCTAAGATTGAAATTTATGGATTGATTTCGCAAATAAGAAGAGCAGCTGTTTCCATACCATCTAATATTGCTGAAGGAAATTCAAGAAGAAGTAAACCTGACTATCTGCAATTTTTGAAAATAGCAAGAGGGAGTTGTGCTGAAATTGAAACACAGCTGACCATTTGCAAAAATCTTAATTTATTAAATGAAGAAAGTTATTTAAAATTAAATCAGGGAATTATTGAAATTACTAAAATGTTGAATGGTTTAATTAACTCCTTACAATAATAATGAAAGAGATAAAGTTAATAAGCGGCCACCTAAAACCTATAACCTGCTACCCACCACCTAAACAATGAAAAACTTATACATCAATACACGCTTTTTTCTCACACTCATCGGAGTGGGGGCGCTGTATGTCTTAGCATTTTTCTTTCCGGCATTCATGTGGGGAGCTCATATTG
This genomic window from Chryseobacterium sp. MEBOG06 contains:
- a CDS encoding GNAT family N-acetyltransferase → MKFENNKSGNGGVLTLNNETKEVGRLTYTIFPEDHKLIISFVLVHPEFEGRGMGKFLVEEALKFARENNWKVYPHCSYARAVMTRMKDVEDIFLKS
- a CDS encoding UDP-2,3-diacylglucosamine diphosphatase, translating into MKRNIELVVISDVHLGTYGCKAKELLRYLNSIHPKTLVLNGDIIDIWQFKKSYFPKPHLKVIKKILSFATKNTDVYYITGNHDEMFRKFTDFELGKLKVCNKICLNIDQKKTWIFHGDVFDASVQHSKWIAKLGGKGYDLLIAINNVVNWFLEKMDREKYSFSKKIKNNVKKAVKYIGDFELTASELAIDNQYDYVVCGHIHQPQIREVVNKKGSCTYLNSGDWIENLSALEYNDKEWSIFYYDDHKHLLKDDEMEEIQDMDPSALLKIVTNFS
- a CDS encoding stage II sporulation protein M, with the protein product MREVYFIKQNKEKWLGIEQVIDGKIKKNPDDLSSLYINLINDLSFAQTYYPKSNTTVYLNHLSSQIFQKIYKTKRVEQNRLIYFFRTEVPLLVYQYRRYLAYAFLFFILFTSIGVLSAIYDKGFLAVAIPNGESYVNETIENIKKGNAVAIYESGSTWGSTIGIIFNNIQVGAKLYIYGIAGGVGTLYALLSNSVMLGAFQYFFYDYGALKDSARGIWLHGVFEIFAMVIEAMCGLILGASILFPRTFSRFNSFKKGFKDSFKIFLSTIPFTICAGIIEGYVTRHALKMPLVLNLVIIFSSLAIVIFYYLLYPSIVNKKTNKHINDAIL
- a CDS encoding ABC-F family ATP-binding cassette domain-containing protein produces the protein MLTVSNLSLQFGKRVLFDEVNIMFTKGNCYGIIGANGAGKSTFLKILTGKQDPTTGNVSLEPGKRMSVLEQDHFAYDQFTVLEAVLRGNKKLYEIKEEMDALYAKEDFSDEDGIKAGELGVIYDEMGGWTAESDAQTMLSNVGVKDDMHWQMMSELENKDKVKVLLAQALFGNPDVLILDEPTNDLDIDTISWLEDFLADYENTVIVVSHDRHFLDTVCTHIGDLDYAKLNLYTGNYSFWYQASQLATRQRAQANKKAEEKKKELQDFIARFSSNVAKAKQATARKKMIDKLNIDDIKPSSRRYPAIIFEMEREAGDQILDVKDLEKTKDGELLFSNIDLNLKKGDKVAVLSKNSLAITEFFEILAGNVEADKGTVAWGVTTNQSHMPLDNTKFFQEDQSLVDWLRQFTKNDEERHEEFVRGFLGRMLFSGDEALKSCKVLSGGEKMRCMFSRMMLQKANVLLLDEPTNHLDLESITTLNNSLSNFKGNLLLASHDHEMLSTVCNRIIELTPSGIIDREMTYDEYLADKKVKELREKMYS
- a CDS encoding YebC/PmpR family DNA-binding transcriptional regulator, translating into MGRAFEYRKASKMARWDKMAKTFSKIGKDIALAVKAGGTDPEANPALRRCIQNAKGANMPKDNVERAIKKASGADAENYEEITYEGYGQGGVAFFVECTTNNTTRTVANVRAIFNKFDGNLGKNGELAFIFDRKGIFTIDLAQIKMDWDDFEMEMIDGGAEDVEKDEDEVMITTAFEDFGSLSHKLDELGIEAKSAELQRIPNNTKEVNAEQFKANMKMLERFEDDDDVQNVYHNMEITEELMNSL
- a CDS encoding OmpA family protein, translated to MKNLKLGISALALTVASTVFAQTTNNPWLIGVGAHAENHIAARGTFSNTFSANNLTKSMFNVNNFSITPPLSKLTVARNIGKGLVIDWQTSVGNVENKKFNMGKEFFLMTGLGFQAHAAGLLWNEESWFDPYLRVGANYLRHDYSALTFPRNAVDANGNYIETVSNGKDGNENGKANHFTVATGAGANFWVTKNFGLGIQGDYVSTPGDHSTVANFWQASASILFRFGNRDRDKDGILDKDDLCPDTPGLPEFQGCPDTDGDGVPDKDDQCPDVAGPVENNGCPWPDTDGDGVIDKDDACPTVAGPAENNGCPWPDTDGDGILDKDDACPTVPGLPEYNGCPAPKKPTAVVVTEQLKDILFDFNKATIRPQSNEKLDSAAKIIKEADAENFVVVGMTDAKGAAAYNLKLSKERAASVVGALEARGVNPATLKSIGIGSQEATVPATASDAERQKDRKVIVRAISGAEWDTYKKNDLTVAKPAKKAVKKGAKKAPAKKAPAKKKK
- a CDS encoding RDD family protein — protein: MSQIAINTSQNVNISFNMASIGERMLAFIIDLLIRVAYVVIVLYLFFNIFDLGYLLNGLDEWSIRAVYIILTFPIYIYPLVLESLMEGQTPGKKVMKIRVVKIDGYQAGFGDYLIRWVFRIVDVSFAGVIGLISMIVSKNNQRLGDIASGTAVISLKNNINISHTILENIQENYIPTFPQVIALSDNDMRIIKDNYTKALKVDDRQIINKLSNKIKSILKLEIDPTKMTERQFINVIIKDYNYYTGKDN
- a CDS encoding glycosyltransferase family protein; this encodes MKVLYAFQGTGNGHVARAQEIIPILKKYASVDTLISGHQSQLKADFDLDFQHKGISLLYNKTGGLSYRKTFTENKFIQAIKTIKELELSQYDLIINDYEPLTGWASKLKKLPMIELSHQASMSFAETPKPLKKDFLGEMILKYYVPSERKIGFHFENYHPQIKKPVIRGKIRKLNPYKQGYYVVYLPSFADENIIKVLRKIPVEWKVFSKYSKVQVRIKNVEVFPIDESQYLKYFEGCEGILCNAGFETPAEALFMDKKLFVIPIHNQYEQECNACALDKMGIPNSKVLNLQEIMEWVASDHHLKVDYPNDIEEILVKEVLTL
- the smpB gene encoding SsrA-binding protein SmpB — its product is MKIEKTVSILNKRARFEYEILEEFEAGMVLTGTEIKSLRSSKASITESFCQFIDGELYIINMMIDEYKLGTFYNHKTKRERKLLLHKKELQKLEKKLKDAGNTIIPLKLYITDRGKAKVLIALGRGKKLFDKRETIKDRENKRNLDRILKKS